TGCACCGTCCACTCCGCCGTCGTGCCGTCGCGACAGATCTCTAGGAAACCCTCCATCTTCACTTCAGATGGCTCTTGTTCTAACGGCTggagaaataaaatgttattgtattgACTATATTCTACCGATCGACACGAACGCCCATATGAACTAATTGTTAAAAATCTGGAATTAGACTTAAAGTTCGCTGCTGCCCTAAAATATCAATCGTACGTCTAACCAAACTCTTTAAAagatgcagtgctaaagcgctttataagtaaaatggcaaccaaaaccgGATTGCAGTCATTTCAGCTGAACACAGTAAGTGTTCGAAACGCCAGATCtactacgtagtacatatatatcagtGATATAATGTgtgtttcttaataaaatagaaaataaatgaattcgTTATATACCTTTTCAGGAACACCATCGTCCTGTTTCGGCCAGTTTTCTGTCTTCCCATTTGCCTTGTCAAATGCTaagaaaaatctgaaaaataataaaacaaaggtaTATTAGCAACCAGTCTGTCATCGAGCCAAGCAAAACTCATTATTTATTCTCGACATAGTTGTAGTTAAGGTAGGagcattttgaagtttttaatttaaaattggaacataTATGTACTGATAtctttttcaaaaaattatactcTTTACAACAATTATCAATGTCTTTCATAAACAgtcattcattatatttatttaaatacactaAAGAATCACAAGGTATGTCTCATCTAATGATTAGATGAAAGATACTTTGTGATCAGATTCAACCGAATTATAGTTGAAGAAGTCGCTAAGGGTATAGagtgcgtgcgtgtgcgtgcgtgtgcgtgcatgtgcgtgcgtgtgcgtgcgtgtgcgtgtgcgtgtgcgtgtgcgtgtgcgtgtgcgtgtgcgtgtgcgtgtgcgtgtgcgtgtgcgtgcgtgcgtcaCCTCTGCAGCGCGGGCACGGCGAGATGGCGGCGCGTCATCTCGGGCCCCACGCGCAGCGCCAGCGCATGCAGTGCCGCCACCAGCTTGCGCGCCAcggcccgccgcgccgccgcgccgctcggGTACGCGCACCGGCTCGTCGCCGCCAGCCGCAGCGTCGGCGATACCACGATCTTCAGGAACGTGTCCTGACACACCAGTATACATTCACTTCCACTTAGGTTCActtccattataataataattccgaCATAGCACTATATTTGGAGGTGCCAACAGAAACTAAATAACGACCATTTTCACATGAGGAAAAACGGCATAATATAACCGCGAATGAACATAGAAATGCATTTCGTTCATGGAAGGCACTCCTAATATAACAAccacaaataatttaaagaaatcgACCGTAGACAATTTCCCCAAACATCAAGGTTTCCTCTCACCTGCAACTGCTCCATGATCTTGACATCGGACATGAAAGGCACGAGGTATTTGACGAGCTGTAGACAGGCGACGACTCCGCCCTCTAGCGGCGCCGACAACCTTCGCCGGCACGACGCGATCAGCTCGCCCATGTGAGGTAGGTATTGGAATATTATCAGCTGCTCGCCGTACATCGCTGAAATGTAAGCAGTCAGTAATCTACTTATGCTTATAACAAATATTCTTACTGAAGAATTTATAACCATAAAGCAGAGTCTATTTTTgctgaacaataaaaataaatgacaattttTTGTAGATGTCTCGTAAACTAGTAAATCAGCCTGCAAAATTTAGAGTGGcgtaaatgtatttgtttttctatattaatattcataaaaaatatagaaatattttatatatattttgttttaaaattatagaattgATCCCAACACCGACTGTCAAAAGATTACGTAGCTACATTTAATGCCTTCTAATGCTAATCAGTCTTGTAATAAAACTCGATCTCAATCATACCTtacttgttactaatattattatggcaaaaatttgtgaagatgttaggatgtttgtatgtttcttAGAACTAAACGCAGAACCTACCTAAcgcattaagatgaaatttagcatacgGGTAGACCATATCCTGCATTAACTTATAGGCTACTTGTTATCTCGGTTATTTGGTCCCATAgcaaataatggattttttacaTAGGTGGTGCTGGCATCGCACAGGGTCTTAGGAACTTTTGTGGCAGGGAAGACTTTTCAAACGGGAGAAGCCACGACTTACACCACTAGGTGTACTTGTAAgtacataatcataaatattgatttacttaCCAACAATAGAAGTGAGGCACTCAATAACTTTCATAGCGTTCTTATCGCCCACAACTCTACTGTTAACAATGGATATCTCATCGAACTCGTCCTTGTCGTCGCCGTCCCAAGGAGCCAAATTATCCTTACCGATATAGCATAAAGTGAGCATTTTGAGCAAATTTCTAGTAATATATCTACAAGTGAGCACGGGTCCTAATCTATGAGCAAGCCAAATGAGGCTCTGAGAACTCATATCCGATATTTTGTATGACCCTAAATCTTCATTATGTATGTTTTGCTCGCAATAATTATACCTCTTGGTGTTCGTGTCATTTTTATTGAACTCCAAACTTTTGACCGTACGGGCATGAGATTCTTTACGCATCTCCATTTCGGATACGCTGTCATCATTTTCAGCAAAATGCAAGTAACTTGTGAACATCGATTTTGTCGGTATGTCTATTGTGGGTGAAGTAGGCTTCGTTGGGGACGTGTCATTCTCTTTAACATGAACGTCTTTCGAGTTGTTGGCAAAATGTTTCGAGTTTACTGGAGAGAAGTTATCTCGGACGGGTGATGGTGTTCTAGTTTCGTGTACATTTGACGTTCCTGAGTCGACAGATTCCGCTGGGGATTTGCTCCTACTACTCCTGCAAGGTCTGTCTTTATCGCTTTCGAAATGGAACAACTCATTTTCACTGCGGTTATCGATTTCCTTCTCTTTAACGTCATTCACTTCCACAGTCTTCTCTATGTTTGGTGTCAACACATTTTCAGAACCGTACGAAGTGTCTGGCGAGAAAATATCGGTGTTCgttgataaagcatttttaacGTTGTCGTCGGAGTATCTCGGTTTCTTGTTAGACGTGGTACGGTTATGACACAAATGCCCTGGAGAACCGTTCTCGATGCTGATATCTTTATACCCACCCACAGCTTCCACTAAATGTTGCGTGAAATTATCTAGAAAACACTGCAGACCTAGTCGCACCATTAGTTgtagcaaaaatatattgtggtaCAACTTCACAAACTTCTGTTTACTTGAAACCACGCCTGCAGCACTGATGTTGTCGACGTCTGTTAATTTATGTCTTTCTAGTCTCTCCACAACGTAGTCATCATCTTCGTAGAGGTTCAATACGTGTTTGAGCAATTTCTTCTTTGTCTGAACAGGGCCTAAAGCTTTACTAACTGTATCGAAGAGATACCAAACGGCCAGTATCGATGTATCTTTATTTTGCAAAAGTTCTATATAATGTGCCAGAAAAATATCAAGTACGTCGAACTGGTTGTAACACGTAATTTGATTCAAAAGGACTTCTAAGTGCATGGCGCATGCGTGAATTTTGCCTTCAGCTATTCTTTGGGTAAAGTAGAGCTTTGTTTTGTCGACATTTTGATACTTTTCGCACTGAACTCCATCGCACTCGTACATATAAAGTACGTTCAATTCATTGCTAGTTAGTTCATATTCGTGAAGTGTGCTTAACAATTTGTATAAAGTCATAAATGTCTGTGGGAACGGTATCAAATGCTGCATCAACAGAGGTTGCAAAAGTTGCGACGGCGTCGGTGTCGGCAAACCTTTATCAGTCACTATAATTTTCTTCAAAGGCTCTTCTCTTTTCGGCGTTAACTCTTGCTTGCAACTCAAACTTGATGGCTGAACATTCAAAAGCAGCGAAGTAATGTAGCTCACGCATTTAGGCAAATGGTTAAAGTTGTACTTTAATACTGTTCGGCAACAGTTATATCGCTCGAGGAAGTTATCGCTTGAAGTCCTCAACGGACGCATATAGGTATGCAAGAATATTTCCACTATCAAACAACCTATGACCAGCATGTCTTGTCGCCGGCTCTCCGTCACAAACTGTTTGTAAACAGCTGCATCAGTAATATACTTTGTGTTGAACGATCTATGCTTTCTCTCTTTCATCACGCCCTCCAAATGCGCGTCTTGAGTGAATTTCTTCAAATAATTCTGATCATATGACGCCAGAAACATATGATTAGTAAACGCGTTATCATCGGAGTTTGCTTTCGGTACATGATTGTCACCGTTTGGTTCTTGTTGCACTGGAAATAGATTGAGCGTTGTGATGTTTTCTTTATGTTTCTCTTTTTCCTCTGCTTTGCTGAAAAAGCATTTGGTTCTAAAATTATCAAGCGCTTCCATCGCTTGTATTGATGCAACCGGATTGAATTCTTTTGGTAAGTATATAACTCCCTTTCCGAGCTCAGAACGTTGTACCCTGTAGTGCCTTGAGTGTGAAGACGCCCTGGTTTCTATGACTGGTTGGTCTTCAAGTGCTTGTCCTTTAGAGAGAGAGCGGGCTCTATTACTGCTTTTGTGCCGCGACCGCGTCCGTAATGGTGGTACATGTAATCGAGACACGTGTTGAGGCAGACTGGTCGATTCCTCCTCATCGTCCGACATGTCATCTGAACTGTCATTCCTTATTGATTTttctgcaaataaaaaataattggtacACAGACGTGTTTGACTGCAATGTTACTACACAAAGTAACTACGTAAAGTTTTGTGCCATTACCAAAGATCCTACTGTACAATTCCAGTATGTCGCTCTCCTAacctttctttttataatcctACTGATAGTACCAGTAACCCACTTAACGTCTACTTGTCTATTTCGTTTTGAAAGCCAATAATAGATCCTATCATTTAAGCTTCGTTCGGACTacactaatattttattcgagTAGCAAGTCATTTAGTAAATAAACATGTCGTAACTAATCTACTAGACTAAATTTCTTTATTCTGACACGTTTAATTACCAAGTTGCTCATCACTTGACTAAAATGCCAGCGCGGTCCGAACTAGGATTCGATTGATGATAGGactgattgattgattaattaattgattGACTGATTAATTGATTGACTGATGAATTAATTGATTGACTGATGaattaattgattgattgattgattaataGGAAACTCTAAGCGCGATCTTACTGGCGTCTCTAGGTGCGGTCCAGTGcaggcgcggcggcgcgggcggcggggcgcgcgcggcgcgcggcgggtGCGGCGCCCACAGCAGCTGCACCgtgccgccgccgcgcacgcgcgTGTGCCCGTCCACTAGTGACAGGCACACGTTCTTCGCCTTTATGGACGCCGGGCCTGATAGCCTAAAAATTGAGTCGGTTAAACACTATAAagagtataaaaaatacctatctttacaaatatctataataattaaaattatcgattgaataataatcatattacaATCAAATTACGAAAGGTTTGAGTCGTCAATTCTAATAATTCCCTATCCTTTTGCATGTTGATCATTCGACCTAACCGTAAAAACGCAATAGCAAAACTGTCACTATTATGTtgcattaaaagttaaaattcaCTGTAGCAAATCTATCACGGAATACACACGTGAAAACGTGCgtacactagttgcgcctctgcgttCCTCgtaaaacatatatataattgttagaatattattttttttattaaatatattgggCCTACTTGTATCCAAATGTGATATCGATCCAGTGATGCAAATTCTCCGACACGTGTGTACTCTCCAGCGCCTCTCTGTGTTTAGTGATGAAATCTTCTACGCACGTCGCCCACGACGGGACACCCAAATCCTAAAtcaaatttcattatattatacatgttTATTTAACTACAGTGTGTACTAAGTATTTTAagtctttaaaaaattaaaatatttaaaataaaattattacaatacaatttcaACAACCGTGTGCGGAGTCTCCATCTAAAAATTTCGAGACAGCTAAATTTAGAAAGACACGTGACGTTTCGAAACCAATACCCTAATTCAAACCCTAAGCTGGAATGTTGTTCAGAAAATAAGGGTTATTATCCTGGGTTTCAGATAAAGGCGGTTAAGACAACAGACTCGCTTCGCATGATAAGAATGTACGAATATATGAATATAACAATGGTACTCGGGTAGAGAAATAAACAACGCGCCGGTAAGTACCTAGTACCCACTAAGGACACTCCAATTCATCAAATTGACTACATAACGTGCGAAGctaagaatatataaataaataaatatatataccacTGATCATGGGCGCCATGATTAGTTTTAGAGAGGTGCATCTGCACTTAcgcactatactacataataataattatcatttaggtttttttttaattctaattgcGCGagattttgaaaatactttatcataaataaacctCTGTGTTCGATAATTCCCCTTATTGCAGATTTATTAAGTGACATAttgtttgtgatttatttctcgGCAGGGCgtgcacgtgcacctacttgcacccccctcccggcgcccatATCGCTGACTACCCCTGAACAGGGAATAAGGTATGACGCTATGTATGTAACCTACCGGCAAGTCTTCGTGTATGCTTTTAAAGACTGTCGGGTCAGTGTAGAACTCAGGTATGCATTCGTCAGGGGTCCACTCTTGCATGCGTTGGATGGACGCTGGATACTCGGCGGGTACCCATTTATTGCGTACGTATTTGCAAAGAACTTCTTTTGGCGtcctgaaaataattaaaattcctttCTATAAGTATTGTTATCGTAGATCTCTCCCGATGACATAGCTTTAGAACATCTAAAGCTGCGTTCATTGGAACTGCAACTATATGGTTACAGTAACTAGTAATAACTTGCTAGTGTAGCCGCGTCTTaaagatattcatttatttagaaTGGTTATTTTAACACgcataaattcattaaaaaaaatcttaccatCAGTGAATATTTTTGATTACCACGTTacctttactaatatattataaagctgaagagtttgtttttttgaacgcgcttacCTCAGGAATTACAAAGCCGATATTgtcattaataggaagctacattacttctgagtggtgtaggttactatttatttcgggaaaatatttatgctgGAAAAAAAATCAAGCGAGCGGaatcgcaggcaaaagctagtaatttttcatacagaaatatttaaacacgAAAGTATACGTACTCCGGAAAccgataaaatgtttattacaatagtaatcattatttatctattaacAAAACAGACATCTATCCAATGactgattttatattgtaaaagcATAACAGTAACATCTAGCAGTCACTGACACGTTATCAAGGCCGAAGTGTGAACACAAGGCGAATACCCTCGCTACAATGTGGCTAATCGGGTGACGTTATCTCGCACaagatttatgtttgtattgctCTTTGAATTTCTCGTAcgcgtaaatataaacaaagataattataGCGCGGAAGGTAAGTTCCAAAGCGAGAAATAAGTacgattataaatttatattttgttcaaaattatcCGGAAAAATGAAAACACCATTCTTTTGCGATAAGGgtgtatatgtttattaaattctgCAACTCCTTAGCCTACGATTTGCTGGGAGAGTTAGTAGCAACTTCCGattaaataaactacaaatCTCTCATGCTCAAAATTGTAGGGCTGGATTCtcattctaatttattaatatccaGAACACTAAAACACTGAATTTTACTTGTGTCGCAATTTTAGCAAATATTCTCCAAACATTGCACtcaaaacaactattaaataaaGCAGTATTTATCCT
This genomic window from Manduca sexta isolate Smith_Timp_Sample1 chromosome 12, JHU_Msex_v1.0, whole genome shotgun sequence contains:
- the LOC115443663 gene encoding WD repeat-containing protein 81; this translates as MEFIAKELGIHSKCIFPTASPGLFSVVVHTSWLKKWIKNVEVDDFVNNVDFTLQPGESVPYPWRKIFIRILNKKVSKVLPLPRYKLNENNVETPLTFSQLMQHVSQSNQRTLWKESYKKYCHNSESSKESTIVNLLEHDQLLSDVLLRFYGCNIIRIKTDGAGKHLEYKEMISNKSVLKSYETHVNLLAAMFTLETDNNFYVIYRGSYDNTLLDCLNFSPNLLDMNYCRGLFIIYQLLNLSKAMSDRGLSLGMLTLQDIYMTENLWLQVSPVITNNVHCLDASLIYEQSQGKPVVPNVQNSHKRAEESCWRKEAVQLEKLCMLWVRGRISNLDYLLHLNVLAGRSTTDPQAHFMVPWVTDFSSRCGRNWRDLTKSKYRLNKGDRQLDMTYDVTSGADQIPHHVSDALSDITCYVYLARRTPKEVLCKYVRNKWVPAEYPASIQRMQEWTPDECIPEFYTDPTVFKSIHEDLPDLGVPSWATCVEDFITKHREALESTHVSENLHHWIDITFGYKLSGPASIKAKNVCLSLVDGHTRVRGGGTVQLLWAPHPPRAARAPPPAPPRLHWTAPRDAKKSIRNDSSDDMSDDEEESTSLPQHVSRLHVPPLRTRSRHKSSNRARSLSKGQALEDQPVIETRASSHSRHYRVQRSELGKGVIYLPKEFNPVASIQAMEALDNFRTKCFFSKAEEKEKHKENITTLNLFPVQQEPNGDNHVPKANSDDNAFTNHMFLASYDQNYLKKFTQDAHLEGVMKERKHRSFNTKYITDAAVYKQFVTESRRQDMLVIGCLIVEIFLHTYMRPLRTSSDNFLERYNCCRTVLKYNFNHLPKCVSYITSLLLNVQPSSLSCKQELTPKREEPLKKIIVTDKGLPTPTPSQLLQPLLMQHLIPFPQTFMTLYKLLSTLHEYELTSNELNVLYMYECDGVQCEKYQNVDKTKLYFTQRIAEGKIHACAMHLEVLLNQITCYNQFDVLDIFLAHYIELLQNKDTSILAVWYLFDTVSKALGPVQTKKKLLKHVLNLYEDDDYVVERLERHKLTDVDNISAAGVVSSKQKFVKLYHNIFLLQLMVRLGLQCFLDNFTQHLVEAVGGYKDISIENGSPGHLCHNRTTSNKKPRYSDDNVKNALSTNTDIFSPDTSYGSENVLTPNIEKTVEVNDVKEKEIDNRSENELFHFESDKDRPCRSSRSKSPAESVDSGTSNVHETRTPSPVRDNFSPVNSKHFANNSKDVHVKENDTSPTKPTSPTIDIPTKSMFTSYLHFAENDDSVSEMEMRKESHARTVKSLEFNKNDTNTKRYNYCEQNIHNEDLGSYKISDMSSQSLIWLAHRLGPVLTCRYITRNLLKMLTLCYIGKDNLAPWDGDDKDEFDEISIVNSRVVGDKNAMKVIECLTSIVAMYGEQLIIFQYLPHMGELIASCRRRLSAPLEGGVVACLQLVKYLVPFMSDVKIMEQLQDTFLKIVVSPTLRLAATSRCAYPSGAAARRAVARKLVAALHALALRVGPEMTRRHLAVPALQRFFLAFDKANGKTENWPKQDDGVPEKPLEQEPSEVKMEGFLEICRDGTTAEWTVQDGRVVRADLPDLACTPPDVSEQPPDSTRLTAQEELLMVFDEELAYHTYTNFTRFIGTEMMERCLKNGDTIRSLCRKYEQNHSVSSPLRINRNDKRFQSSYSDEPISRKDVTPTKHDVIMDHISSSNSFGSNVTLVGNRIDVASDVCEDTLRHGEGFDVVAYKMDNGIKSDRHLRGDWLIYWEHEIGRPDKETRFNLKQIKLQTFVGHTHSVKSIYCLDNENSFMSGSKDKTVKLWSLRNQGDGNATTQCNWTYTGHKKGVLSLAFLESLRLAVSTDSVVHIWDPFMESVVSQLDNIKTPVSIVRTLPGGSAALIAATTDATLRIIDARATNFTHELKLPLSATTFIRCLCVCGWWAACGLASGHVAVLDTRTGLILAHWKAHDGEVLRLAAVDEHRLLSSGLDQVTALWRPDDGELIAHLKGSTEPVHCLSVYYNELISGTTNNRIGVHTSLDQDASFSSTKLRSDTFKGVLTCMSVLPLNRLLLLGSDNGTISLLC